The Gemmatimonadota bacterium DH-78 region GCAGCGCCTCGTCGAAGCCCTCGATCGCCCCGTCGTAGTCGCTCGAGTAGTAGGCGTCGAGCGCGCGGGTCCAGGTGCGGTCGAAGAGACTCTCGCCGGCCACGCCTCCCGAGCTCCGGAAGAAGTCGCGGATCGTGTTGGCGGTCACGGCGAAGTTGAAGTTCTGGCCCTCGCCGAGGGTGAGAATGCCGAGCACGTCGCCGTTGCGATCGAACACCGGGCCCCCGCTGCTGCCGGGCGAGGCCGCCGCGTCGACCTGGATGAGGTCCTCACCGCCGATCGCCGCCTTCAGGCTCGCGATCTGTCCGCGGGTGAAGCTGGCCTCGAGCGTCGAGGCGTCGGAGATCGCGTCGAGCGCCGCCGCGCCCGGATAGCCGGCCACGAAGATCTCCTCACCGATGGCCGCGCCGTCGGAATCGCCGATCGTCATGGTCGGCAGATCGCGGCCCGACACCTTGAGGATGGCCACGTCGCGCCCGTTGTCGAAGCTGCCGAGGCCGGGGATCGACGTCTTGCCGGGGAGCGCCACCACGGGCGGCGAGTACTCGCGCACCGACGCCTCGAGCGTCTGACCGTTCTGCAGCACGGCCACGAGGTCTTTCTTGAGCACGATGTCGGCCCGCTGGTAGATCTCGAGCGTCTCCTGAATGGCCTCCTGCTCGGTGGGCAGGCGTCCCGTCTCGGGGTCGGCCTGCGAGAAGACACCCGCGTCGGTCAGCGCCTGATACAGCAGGCCCTGGCGCAGCTCGGTTTCGTTGCTCTCGTGGTACATCTCCACCACGTGCCCGTTGGTGACGATGAAGCCGTCGGGGGTGATCACCCACCCCGAACCGGCCGACGAGGTGGCCGTGGAGAGCACGAGGGCGGTGGCGTCGTCGCGCGGGATCGTGATATCGGCCTGCACCTGCGAGTAGATCAGGACGACGGCCGGCTTCACCTGGCTGAAGAGACGCTGGCGCTCGCGCTGGTCGAGGTCCTGGGCCGAACTCGGCAGAGCGGTGGTTGCGACGAGTGCGAGGGCGGTAGCCGCCGCCCGCATGCCCGCCGCCGGACCGCGCCGCTGCGTGGTGGATTGCTTCATCGGGGAGTTCCTCCGGTGCGATTCGTGGGGATGCGGGATCAGTCGTTCTCGAAGACGACGCACTTGAAGACCCAGCTCGTGCCGCCGAGTCCGATGCGGTCGCCGTCGCTCAGCTCGCTCTTTTGCACCTCTTCGCCGTTGAGGCGGGTGCCGTTCGTGCTGTCGAGGTCGGTGAGCGTGAACCGGCCGTCGTGGAAACGGAGGCTGGCGTGCTGCTCGGAGATGTGCGGGTCGTCGATGCGCACATCGGCCGAGCCGTCGGCGCCGAGCACCGAGCGCTCCCCGTCGATGCGGTGCACCGTGCCCTTCGCCGCGCCGCGGTCGGCCACGAGCCAGGCGACCGCGTCGATGGTCGGAGGCTGGTTCATGACGATGGTGCGACGCATCGGGTCATCGGCGGGCGCCTTGGGCGCGGCCTCCTCCGGGTCGATGCGCACCGTGCGGGCGAGGGCGGGGTTGGGGGTCTGCTGGGTCTTGCCGGGATCGGACATCGGTCTACTCCGGGCGGGGGTGGGAGAGGGTGTCGCGGGGTGCGAGCGTGTCCGGTCGGGCGCCGTCGGGGGCCGGGCCGGGGGAGGTGGTATCGGGACGCGGGGACTCCATCTCGGGCGGAGCGACCACGGTGGAGTCGGGCGCGGTGCCGGGGATGGTGTCCGGGTCGGCGACGGGCGCCGGTCCGGCACCCAGGGTGGAGGGAGTGGCGGCCGGAACCGCGGCGGGTTCGCCGACCGGTGCCTCCACCGGCGGGGGCTCGGCCGCCGGGGCCGAGTCGGGGACCGCGGTGGGGGCTCCCGCAGCGCGAGCGCTCACCTGCCCGACCATCCAGGCCCCGGCGCCGATCGTCAGGAGTACGGCGCCCACCCCGGTCATCCAGGGGGCGGCGCGGCGCGTGGCCGAGGGCGCGGTCCCCGTCGGCTGCTCGAGCGGAGCGGCGGCATCGACGGCGGACGGTGCAGGTGCAGGTGCGGACGCGGATGCGGATGCGGCCGCGGCCGCGGCCGCGGAGGTGCGCGCCGACGAGGCCGCGGGGCCGGTCGACGCTCCGCCGGTGGCCGGCTGGCCGACGTCGAACACCACCGCGGAGATGTTGTCGGGCCCCCCGCCATCGTTGGCGAGGTCGATCAGGCGTCGGGCCGCGGCCCCCGGATCGTCGATCCCGGCCAGGGTGCGCCGGAGCACTTCGTCGGGCACCACGCCGTGCAGTCCGTCGCTGCACAGCAGGAAGCGGTCGCCCGGTGACAGCGCCTCCTGCAGCGTCTGCACCTCGAGACTGCGCCCGATGCCGAGGCACTGCGTGAGCACGTTCTTCTTCGACTCCGCCTCGGGGTCGTCCGCGCGCAGCACCCCGGCGCGGATCTGCTCGGCCACCCAGGAGTGGTCGTGCGTGAGCTGCTCGAGGTGCCCGTTGCGAAGGCGGTAGGCTCGGGAGTCGCCCGCGTGGGCGAAGGTGAGGGTGCGCCCCTGGATGAGCGCCACCGTGGCGGTGCTCCCCATCCCGGTCGGCGTCCCGCGTTTCTCGGCCTGGGCCAGCAGTTCCCGATGGATCGACTGCAACAGCCGGTCGAGCCATGCTCGAGGGGCGGAGATGCGCCCGTGCTGGGCTGCGATCGTGTCGTGCACGGCGTCGACCACGAACCGCGACGCCCACTGGCCTCCCTCGTGCCCCCCCACGCCGTCGGCCACGAGCAGCGCCGCGTCGGCCGGGGCGTGCTCCGAGGGCGCGTCCGGGCGCCAGGCACCCACCGCGTCTTCGTTGTGTTCGCGGTGCCGACCGGTGTCGGTGGCGAGGGCGCCGCGGAGCGGGGCATCGGGAAAGCCGGGCAGCCCGACGTCGATCAGTTCCATGCGATGATCCACCACCGGTCGCCCTCGCGCCGCAGATCCCACATCTCCTCGTACGACTGGCGCACGGTGCGGCCGTCGGCGCGAACGGTGAAGCTGATCGCCACGTCGAAGGTCACGAAGGCGTGGTTCGGTTCGGGGAACTCGATGCTCAGGTTGGAGAGGCTGCTGCGGATGTTCGTGGCTCCGGCCGCTGCGGCGTCGAACTCGGCCGCGGCCTCGGCGCGGGCCTCCGGGTGGAAGTCGCCCAGGAAGAGCGCGCGGTCGGCCTGTTGAACCGCACGGAACTGGCGGTCGACGATGGCCCGCACCATCTCGCGGTCGGTGGGGGGCGTCTCCGCGCTCTCTTCGGGCTCGGGCGTGCGGAGGTCGTCGAGGGTGAGGGGACCGGTGCGCTCCGCCTCGATGCGGTCGAGTGGATCGGCGTCGACGGGATCGGGATCGACCTGCGCGTCGTCGGCCTCCTGTGAAGGCGTGCCTCGCACCAGGTCGCGCAGCGCGGCGCGATCCTCCTCGCTGAGCGGCGGGCGGGTGTCGTCGCCGCCGAGACTCGCGTTGCCCCGGGCCGCGCGGCCTGCGCCCGCCGAGATCGGGGTGCCGGCGGGTTCGGAGGCGTCGATGTCGTCGTCGGTCACCCGTGCGATCCCGGGCGGCGGACCGGCCGGGTCGGCGTCCGCGCCGGCGGAACCCAGCGTCTCGGCGCCGAGCCAGCCCACGGCGACGACCAGCGCCGCCGCTCCGGCCCAGAAGGCGCGTGGATAGCCGCGCCACGCGGGCGTGGACAGCCAGACGAGCGCGCCGCGACCCGCCCCCGCGGCCGCGGCCACCCCGCGACCGGTCGAGGTGGACAGGGCTTCCGCCGCCCCCGACCACGCCCCCGACCGGGGCGCGTCCGCCGCCGCCCCCGACGAGCGGTTCGGTGCCGCGCCGGAGGCGGACACCGCCGACACCGCCGGGTGGGCGGGCTCGGCGGCCGACACCGCCGACTCGGCGGAGCGCATCGCCGACCCGCCGTCGGTCGCCACCGCCACCGCCGGCGCGGACCCGGAGGCCGCCGGATCGAGCGCGGTCCGCTCGAGGGCGTCCTGCATGGCCGCGGCGGACGAGAAGCGGGCTTCGGGTTCCTTGCGCAGGGCGCGGTGCACGAGATCGCACAGTGCGATCGGCAGCTTGGGCCGGAGCTCGCGCAGGGGGCGGGGCGCCTCCTGCACGTGCTTCAGCGCCACCGAGAGCGGGTCCTCGCCGGTGAAGGGCACCTGCCCGCCGAGCATCTCGTAGAGCACCACGCCCACCGCGTACAGGTCGGCCGCGGCGGTGACCGGGCGGCCCTGCGCCTGCTCGGGCGACATGTAGTAGGGGGTGCCCAGCATCACCCCCGTGCGGGTGCGACTTCCCGAGTCGCGCATGTGGGCGATGCCGAAGTCGGTGAGCTTGGGGCGCCCCGATTCGGTGAAGAGGATGTTGTCGGGCTTGATGTCGCGGTGCACCACACCGGCGAGATGCGCCGCGTGCAGCGCGGAGAGCACCGGGGCCATCACCTCCACCGCGCGGGTGGCGGAGAAGGGCGAGGCCGAGCGCATGCGGTCGCCGAGCGACCCGCCGCCCACGTGCTCCATCATGATGAAGGAGTGACCGTCGGCCTCCTCCACGTCGTAGATGTGCACGATGTTGGGGTGGGCCAGGCGCGCGAGCGTCAGCGCCTCACGGCGAAATCGCTCCTGGTTCTCGGCGTCGGCGAGGTGCGCCGGGAGCATCTTGATCGCGACCGTGCGATCGAGGGTGACCTGGGTGCCGCGATACACGACCCCCATGCCGCCCCGACCCAGCTCGTCGTCGATCCGATACCGCCCGATCTGTGTGCCGATCATCCGTCCGCTCCTGAACCCGTGGCTGGGCCTTCATGCGGACACGCGCGGATCGGCGTCGGGAGGGATCACTCCATGGCGAGGCGGCGGAGTTCGGCCACGCGGGCCTGGTCTTCGGGTGGCAGGTGCCCTTCGTCGTCGAGGGCGTCGGCGAGCGCGAGCGTCGACGCGAGTTCGGGGACTCCGGATCCGCGCCGGGCGACGATCAGCCCGCGGGTGAGCAGCGCGTCGAGTCGGGTGCGGCGGGCGGGGAGCGAGTTGGGGTCGCGCGCGAGGCGTCGATCGGCCCAGGTGATCATCTCCGCCAGGTGCTCGAGCGCACGCGCGGTGTCCCCCCTCGCGATGTGCAGTTCCTGGTAGGAGTCGTGCACCGAGGCGAGGTCGGAGAGGGTCTGGGCATTGAGCGAGTCGGCCTGGAAGCGACTCGCGTAGACCTCGAGCGCCCGGTCGCAGTCGGCGATGGCGGCGTCGGCCTCGCCGAGTCCCTGGCCCACGCTGCACAGGTTCTGCCAGGTCACGCCCACATCGCGCCAGGCGTCGTCATCGGTGGGATAGGCCGCGTGGAGTCGCTCTCGGGTGGCGAGCGACGCGCGGTACTGCGCCCGACTCTCTTCCAGCGATCCCCGCACCCGGAGCATGCGGGCGAGCCGCTCGTCCACGAGTCCCCGGTACCGCACCACACCGTAGGAGCTGTCGGCCCGCAGGGGCGGCGCGTCGAGCCGGCGCTGCGCCTCCCGGTACCCCGCCTCGGCATCCTCCACCCGACCCAGATTCGGAAAGCTCGGGTGCCCCTGGAAGTCGCTCAGATTGATGCGACCGATCACGGCGGTGAGCTGGTGCCGGGTCGAGTCGGGGAAGGCCGTGGCGATGCGCTCGTAGATGCTCTGGGCCCGGGTGGAGTGATCCACCCCGGCCTCCACCTCGCCCACGAAGGCGAGCGTGCCCGCCAGCCGTTCGTGAAGCAGCCCGAGCCCGCGCAGTCGTCCGTAGTGGGTGGAGTCGAGTGCCACCGCCCGTTCGGCCAGTGCCAGCCCCTCCATGAAGCTGCCCCGGGCGGCGGTCAGATCGCCCAGGCTGGGCCCGGTCGGGCGTCCCTCCACCTCGCCGAGCCGGCGGTAGGCCTCCGCCAGCTCCATCAGCAGAGCCGGGTCGTCGGGCAGGGAGTCGGTGACGGCGGCGAGTCGCTCGTGCGCGCGGTCGAGAATCAGCTTGCGGGCACCGGTGGAGCCGGGGAGTGCCGCCACCTCGTCGTGGATCTCGAAGAGCAGCGTGTTGACCAGCGCGCGCACATCGGCCACCCGCTGCTGGGCCAGCGCCGACTGGCGGCGGACCTCGGCCATCTGTCGGCCGCCCCAGATCGAGGCCGCGACGAGGACCAGCCCCACGATCGAGGCGGCGACCACCCCCGCGCGGTGGCGCCGCAGGAACCGCTCCAGCCGATAGGGAACCGTGCCCCGCCGGGCGGCCACCGGCCGGCGATCCAGATAGCGGCACAGATCGTCGTGGAAGGCCTCGGCGTTGGTGTAGCGCCGGTCGGGCTCCTTGCGGAGCGCCTTCAGCAGGATCGCGTCGAGATCGGGGGTGAGCCGTCTGCGGGCCAGGGTCGAGCCCGGCATCGTGCGCTGCGCCGCCTGCGAGGGCCGCGTGGGCTCCTCGTGGCTCACCACCCGCTCCACCTCGGCCATCGAGGCGCGATCGAGGTCGAACGGGCGTCGACCGGCGAGCAGCTCGTAGAGCACCACCCCGAGCGAGTACAGATCGGTGGAGGTGGAGACCGGCTCCCCGCGGATCTGCTCCGGGCTGGAGTACGAAGGTGTGAGCACCCGTCCGCCGAACCGGGTGAGGGTGGCGTCGCCGGCGTCGGGCTCGCCGAGCACCTTGGCCACCCCGAAGTCGAGCAGCTTCACCGCTCCGTCTTCGCGCACGAGGATGTTCGACGGCTTCAGGTCGCGGTGCACCACCAGGTTGCGGTGGGCGAAGCCGACGGCCTCGAGCACCTGCAGGAAGAGCCGGATCCGACCGTCCACACCCATCTCCACCCGATCGCAGAAGGTGTCGATCGGGGTGCCCTCCACATGCTCCATCACGAAGTAGGGGCGGTCGTCGTCGGTGACGCCCCCGTCGATGAAGTGGGCGATGTTGGGATGGGTCAGGCGGGCGAGAATCCGACGCTCCCGATGGAAGCGTCGCGCGACCAGCGCGGAGTCCATGCCCCCCTTGATGAGCTTGATCGCCACCGATCCGCCGACGTCGCCCGTGCGCTCCGCCTCGTACACCACCCCCATTCCCCCCTGGCCCAGCAGGCGTCCGAGACGGTAGGGGCCGACCCGCTCTCCCTCGCGGCCGGCGAGGCGTTCCATCTCCTCCTGCTCGGGGTCGAGGTAGAGGGCGGCCGGATGCTCGAGGGCGTCGATC contains the following coding sequences:
- a CDS encoding protein phosphatase 2C domain-containing protein, coding for MELIDVGLPGFPDAPLRGALATDTGRHREHNEDAVGAWRPDAPSEHAPADAALLVADGVGGHEGGQWASRFVVDAVHDTIAAQHGRISAPRAWLDRLLQSIHRELLAQAEKRGTPTGMGSTATVALIQGRTLTFAHAGDSRAYRLRNGHLEQLTHDHSWVAEQIRAGVLRADDPEAESKKNVLTQCLGIGRSLEVQTLQEALSPGDRFLLCSDGLHGVVPDEVLRRTLAGIDDPGAAARRLIDLANDGGGPDNISAVVFDVGQPATGGASTGPAASSARTSAAAAAAASASASAPAPAPSAVDAAAPLEQPTGTAPSATRRAAPWMTGVGAVLLTIGAGAWMVGQVSARAAGAPTAVPDSAPAAEPPPVEAPVGEPAAVPAATPSTLGAGPAPVADPDTIPGTAPDSTVVAPPEMESPRPDTTSPGPAPDGARPDTLAPRDTLSHPRPE
- a CDS encoding serine/threonine-protein kinase, which encodes MTDPTRWERTKRLLDRLLDLPAAEREPYLREATADDPSLYDEVMALARTAEPEIDALEHPAALYLDPEQEEMERLAGREGERVGPYRLGRLLGQGGMGVVYEAERTGDVGGSVAIKLIKGGMDSALVARRFHRERRILARLTHPNIAHFIDGGVTDDDRPYFVMEHVEGTPIDTFCDRVEMGVDGRIRLFLQVLEAVGFAHRNLVVHRDLKPSNILVREDGAVKLLDFGVAKVLGEPDAGDATLTRFGGRVLTPSYSSPEQIRGEPVSTSTDLYSLGVVLYELLAGRRPFDLDRASMAEVERVVSHEEPTRPSQAAQRTMPGSTLARRRLTPDLDAILLKALRKEPDRRYTNAEAFHDDLCRYLDRRPVAARRGTVPYRLERFLRRHRAGVVAASIVGLVLVAASIWGGRQMAEVRRQSALAQQRVADVRALVNTLLFEIHDEVAALPGSTGARKLILDRAHERLAAVTDSLPDDPALLMELAEAYRRLGEVEGRPTGPSLGDLTAARGSFMEGLALAERAVALDSTHYGRLRGLGLLHERLAGTLAFVGEVEAGVDHSTRAQSIYERIATAFPDSTRHQLTAVIGRINLSDFQGHPSFPNLGRVEDAEAGYREAQRRLDAPPLRADSSYGVVRYRGLVDERLARMLRVRGSLEESRAQYRASLATRERLHAAYPTDDDAWRDVGVTWQNLCSVGQGLGEADAAIADCDRALEVYASRFQADSLNAQTLSDLASVHDSYQELHIARGDTARALEHLAEMITWADRRLARDPNSLPARRTRLDALLTRGLIVARRGSGVPELASTLALADALDDEGHLPPEDQARVAELRRLAME
- a CDS encoding FHA domain-containing protein is translated as MSDPGKTQQTPNPALARTVRIDPEEAAPKAPADDPMRRTIVMNQPPTIDAVAWLVADRGAAKGTVHRIDGERSVLGADGSADVRIDDPHISEQHASLRFHDGRFTLTDLDSTNGTRLNGEEVQKSELSDGDRIGLGGTSWVFKCVVFEND
- a CDS encoding protein kinase — its product is MIGTQIGRYRIDDELGRGGMGVVYRGTQVTLDRTVAIKMLPAHLADAENQERFRREALTLARLAHPNIVHIYDVEEADGHSFIMMEHVGGGSLGDRMRSASPFSATRAVEVMAPVLSALHAAHLAGVVHRDIKPDNILFTESGRPKLTDFGIAHMRDSGSRTRTGVMLGTPYYMSPEQAQGRPVTAAADLYAVGVVLYEMLGGQVPFTGEDPLSVALKHVQEAPRPLRELRPKLPIALCDLVHRALRKEPEARFSSAAAMQDALERTALDPAASGSAPAVAVATDGGSAMRSAESAVSAAEPAHPAVSAVSASGAAPNRSSGAAADAPRSGAWSGAAEALSTSTGRGVAAAAGAGRGALVWLSTPAWRGYPRAFWAGAAALVVAVGWLGAETLGSAGADADPAGPPPGIARVTDDDIDASEPAGTPISAGAGRAARGNASLGGDDTRPPLSEEDRAALRDLVRGTPSQEADDAQVDPDPVDADPLDRIEAERTGPLTLDDLRTPEPEESAETPPTDREMVRAIVDRQFRAVQQADRALFLGDFHPEARAEAAAEFDAAAAGATNIRSSLSNLSIEFPEPNHAFVTFDVAISFTVRADGRTVRQSYEEMWDLRREGDRWWIIAWN
- a CDS encoding trypsin-like peptidase domain-containing protein codes for the protein MKQSTTQRRGPAAGMRAAATALALVATTALPSSAQDLDQRERQRLFSQVKPAVVLIYSQVQADITIPRDDATALVLSTATSSAGSGWVITPDGFIVTNGHVVEMYHESNETELRQGLLYQALTDAGVFSQADPETGRLPTEQEAIQETLEIYQRADIVLKKDLVAVLQNGQTLEASVREYSPPVVALPGKTSIPGLGSFDNGRDVAILKVSGRDLPTMTIGDSDGAAIGEEIFVAGYPGAAALDAISDASTLEASFTRGQIASLKAAIGGEDLIQVDAAASPGSSGGPVFDRNGDVLGILTLGEGQNFNFAVTANTIRDFFRSSGGVAGESLFDRTWTRALDAYYSSDYDGAIEGFDEALRLMPNLPDAMNLRRMAMTAREDGAAEPPLMGDDPATPAVQQAAPPAADEGGLPGWLLGVMALGAVLLGAGLLMRRQPAAATAAVGAGAATRTSGAPAATVAMNTGAAHLRVSGGPLQGNRFEVGPDGVRIGRDPAACQIVLSEASVSREHAVVRRTGSGLSIKNLSGTNPTYVNDRAIQEASLASGDRVKIGDSIFEVEA